From the genome of Symphalangus syndactylus isolate Jambi chromosome 13, NHGRI_mSymSyn1-v2.1_pri, whole genome shotgun sequence:
tttctttcgtttttctttctttctttcttttatgagatagtctcgctctgttgcccagggtggagtgcagtggtgtgatcttggctcactgcaatctcaacctcccaggctcaagcaattctctgcctcagcttcccaagtacccaagtagctggaatttgcccaccaccatgcctggctaattttatttgtaaatgtaaCCTATATTTATCAGAATCTAGCAACTGAAGTAATgtgttttattgtttctttcagttatgtgttttaattttgcCCAAGACCTTTGTCCAGAGCAGAGCCTAAAAGATTCCTTCCAAAAAGTGATATTGAGAAGATATGAAAAACGTGAATATGGCAATTTAGAGTTAAAAAAAGGTTGTGAAAGTGTGGATGAGGGTAAGGCACACAAAAGAGGTTATAATGGACTTAACCAATGTTTGACAACTACCCAGAGCAAAATATTTCAATGTGATACATATGTGAAAGTCTctcatatattttcaaattcaaaCAGACATAAGAGATACtggaaaaaaaacctttcaaatgtatagaatgtggcaaagcttttaaccagTCCTCAACCCTtactacagataagaaaattcatactggagagataccctgcaaatgtgaagaatgtggcaaagccttcaaCAGGTCCTCACACCTTACtttacataagataattcatactggagagaaacgttataaatgtgaagaatgtggcaaagacTTAAATTATTCCTTTACCCTTACtgcacataagagaattcatattggagagaaaccctacaagtgtgataaatgtggcaaagcctttattTCATCCTCAATCCTTTATGTACATAAGTCATACtgaagagaaaccctacaaatgtgataaatgtggcaaagcctttattTCATCCTCAATCCTTTATGTACATAAGTCATACTGAAGAGAAACCccacaaatgtgaagaatgtggcaaagccttcaaGTTCTCCTCAATCCTTAGTACAcgtaagagaattcatactggagagaaaccctacaagtgtGATAAATGTGAAAAGCATTTATTTCATCCTCACTCCTTTATAAACGTAAGTCATAGTGaaaagaaaccctacaaatgtgaagaacgTGGCAAAGCCTTCAAGCACTCCTCAATGCTTACTACACATAAGATAAGTCATGCtgaagagaaaccctacaaatgtcaAGAATGTGACAGTCTTCAAGCGCTCCTCAGCCCTTAGcacacataagataattcatactggagagaaaccctacaaatgtgaagaatgtggcaaagacTTTAAGCGCTCCTCACAGCTTACTAGTCATAAGTCATGctagagagaaaccctacaaaggtgaagaatgtggcaaagcttttaacttgtCCACAGACCTTAATACACATAAGAGGATTCATATTGGACAGAAAGCCTACCTAGTGAAGAACATGGCAAATCTTTGAAATGTTCCTCAACCCTTAataaacataagataattcatactggagagaaaccctataaatgtgACAACTGTTGGAAAGCCTTTGACCACCCCCAACCCTTACTAAATATGAGAATTTATATGAAACATAACtcctacaaaaataaagaatgtgaCAAATCATTTTAAGGAAGTTCTCAACCCTTATTACACATAATTCATACTggacagaaactctacaagtgTGAAAAATGCAGCAAAGCCTATAACaagttctcaatttttttttttgagaaggagtttcatgcttctcacccaggctggagtgcaatggcacgatctctgctcactgcaacctcttcctcctggttcaagccattcacctgcttcagcctcaagagtagctgggattgcaggtgcccaccaccatgcccaactaatttttgtatttttagtagagacagggttttgccatgtttaacaggctggtctccaactgtgattcgcccaccttggcctcctaaaatgctgggattacagtcatgagcatcCACTCCCAGCCACAAGTTCTCAGTTCTTAAGAGACATGGAGATAATTCATGCTGAAGAGGAGCTCTACAAACCTGAAAGATGTGACAGTGCTTTTACCACCACCTCCAACTTTTCTGTACATAAAGATGATTATACTAGTGTGAAACcctagaaataatagaaaatttgaCAAATCCTTTATATGATTGCAACACTTGATTTTAGGTAAGATAATTCACACTGGCAAAACTCCTAcaagtgtgaagaatgtggcaaaacttTTTAATCAGTGCATACACCTTATCTCACAGGAAAGCTAGTATCGTTGAGAAAAATTttacaattataaaaaatatggaaaaccCATTAATGCCTACTCGCATCTTACCCAACAGAAGGTGGTTCACAgttaataaaagtatttaaagTGCAATTACGTTCAaaaaatcttccagaaaataaaagccTTTAAAGTGAAGAAGAGTATTCTGAAGACAACCATTACACATATAGAGGGGGCTGTAGTAGCTTTACTTGCATCACAGAATTCATTGCACACATTTGTACTAGAGGAAAACCCTGAAGCAGTTGCTCCAGCTTTGTTCAACAACAGGGAATTTTGTTAGAGAAGAATCTTGCAAATGTAATGAAtttggaaacatatttttttttcaaaaactacaGCTTAGAAAACACCAGAGGGTTGATACTAAAATATATGTTTGCAGAAacagtaaatataaaaaatatttaattcaaaatgaattccATGTAAATATCAGAGAATTTACAGTAGAATAACTAAGGCACTGACACTTCAGACATTACACTAAATCAGTGTTGAGTATAAAAAAGAATGCACAACAAAAATTGttagataatttatatatgaCTTTAAAAGGTTTTTTGAAGTATTGTAATTATATTGAAAGTATACTtgctttcttgaaaaaaattttttgaaaagtgaATAATGATGTAATAGAGCTTTCAAATTTAtgctgttattttatttctttttttttttttttttttttgagacggagtcttgctctgtcgcccaggctggagtgcagtggcgcaatctcggctcactgcaagctccgcctcccgggttcacgccattctcctgcctcagcctctccgagtagctgggactacaggcgcccgccaccatgcccggctaattttttgtatttttagtagagacggggtttcaccgtggtctcgatctcctgacctcgtgatccgcccgcctcggcctcccaaagtgctgggattacaagcgtgagccaccgcgcctggcctattttatttctattgtattCACATGTGAAAGCATGTGATCAATTGTTGCTGCATCAGAGATATTACAGATTCTTTATGGGGCATTCTTTATAACCTTTTCTGTTAAAGAGAAAGGATATTAAAATGTAAGATGCATGATGAAAATATAAGTGGAGAGTCTCTTTGTATTTGACCTATATTAAGTAATGTATAAGGTAGTGTTCAGAGTAATACTTTTCTACATTATAGTGAGAGAAATTGTGAATTATAGTTAAAGGTATATTAAATTACTGTATTttactaattttacttttttttttttagatggagtctcactctgttgcccaggctggagtgcagtggtgcgatctcagctcactgcaagctctgcctcccaggttcacgccattctcctgtctcagcctcccatgtagctgagactacaggcacccaccaccatgcctggctaattttttgtatttttagtagagacggggtttcaccatgttggagaggatggtctcaatctcctgacctcatgatccacttgcctcggcctcccaaagtgctgggattacaggtgtgagccaccgcgcctggcctaattttacttttatgtaaTGAAATACACTACATTTAAAAATCGTTAGATTGTGTGTGAAGTTAATTTTGTTgtgtccatttattttttttttgagatggagtccgctttctcacccaggctggagtgcagcagtgtgatctcggtGTGATCAttgcaaccttaacctcccaagttcaagccattctcctgcctcagtctcccaagtagcaaggactacaggtgcatgccaccatgcctggttaattgttgtatttttagtagagatggggtttcaccatatcagtCAGACTAGTCTtgacctcttgagctcaagtgatccacctgccccgccttcccaaagtgctgagataggcctaattttattttattttttaccatattAAGACTATTTTGAATTTAATGAAGCCATATTATGCCACTAACTTTAACCTATCCCACCTTACTCAAGGGTGTAGGTAAAAGATGGTAGCAGTATACTATTTGGTATATAGTGGAATAATATCATTAGTAATCACTTTGCCAGTGGCTTTAAACTGTAATTGAGTTGAAGAATATTTTTCCCATaggttaaatttttattcttacagaaatttattcttagtatttgtgggtatatagtatgTGCATATGTTTATGCTTTATATGGCATATTGTGATTCAGGATTACAATATGTAGTAATTACATTAGGGTAAATAAGGTATCCATCACCtctagcatttatcctttgtattacaaacagtGTAATTATACACTTGtagttatttgaaaatgtacaattaaattttaattgacCACAGGGTTATTTTTATGGtcataataaaaactatacagaaatataaaaagaatatggtcagatgcagtgctcatgcctgtaatcccaacccttttggaagccaaggcagctggattgcctgaggtcaacatttcaagtccagcctggccaacacggtgaaaccctgtctctactaaaaatacaaaaatttgccaggcataggAGCACCTAcgtggaggctgaagcaggagaatagcttgaacctgggaggtggaatttacagtgatccgagattgcaccacagcattccagcctaggcaacatttcTGAGTCctgaaaaattattaataaatatttgttatgttaCACAGTTTTCTATAAACTTGTGGTCTCTCTGCCTGCAAACACagagttttagttttaattttcgtAGAGAGAAATATACACATATCACTCTGAAGGTAAACCTTAGgtgtaagaaaaatataaagtgagtatgtatgtttgtgtgagtTTGTGTTGGTAcatattttcagaagaaaagcaCAATTATTGAAACAAAACAACTTATTTTAATTTGGTGAATAACAGAAAACGCCTTCAAAATGTTGAAAGCAAATCTATACTTTCTGCTTTGTATTGAAtttattaatgtaaaattttatggCTTATGTTTCCAATTCTTTCCAGAATCTGCCTATTGAAGCACAGGCAATTTTGTCTCCATATATAACACTCTTGAGTACAACAATAAAAGTcctcttcaaacaaacaaaaaaattatttataacacttattttaatgaaaatgtaaccaaaattatataattggatatatttttgttgttctaTGTGTGTGCAAATGTATAAATTggtacataaagaaaaaataatttaagccagaaaaaaagatgttagcTAATATTTGTAATGAATAAAACTGGAAAGTAGTTAATTATTATTTGCACATGATGTCTTTGTTTATGTAGATAACAAAACAGCAGaaaggctattttaaaattttactcaaGTGGGTAGGTAACATTCTAAGATAATAGCCTGGATTCCCAGTCTGTTGCACACCTGCTGTGTAATACTTTCTTATTGAGTGTAGAAACATGTGTGACTGTGGTGGGAAATCACTCATGAAATTAGGTTACTCATGTGTTGCCTTTGTGTTATCAAAATGGAGATTATCCTGATTGTGCTAAACTTAATCAGAGGTGCTtttgagagaaagagacacaTCACAGAAAAACACCCCTGCTGGCCTGAAAGTAAGTGACTTCTAGGTGGAATATGTTGCAAGCTGCTTATGGTGGCCACATGGCAGAAAACATATTTGTACATTGTTATCATTCCTGCTCTTCTGCATGTTGCTTCCAGTAGGGAGAATATAAGGATCCTATgacagggaaaaaaagagagtctCATTCACGCAAGAAATAATCACCTCTCACCTGGGATAGCTTAAGAGAAGCAGGAGACCACAACAGAACCACATTAATGGGAGGAAATGGTAACCTGGGTAAAAGTGCTCTCTGGCATTATGGAACTACATTTAGTAAGCTGTAGTGAATGATCAGCCTCTAGGATACCAATAGTCTACCAACAATGCTGAACTCATTCTAATTCAATCAGCATGTCTGCATTTACACTATCCATTACAGAAATACCATGAAGACCAGTGGGTAATGTCCTAGAATTGAACTTATTTCAAATCATACCTAATTGTTTGTTTTCACATTTGAAAAACCTTAAGAACAATGAATTCACAAATAATTAACTTCTAATAATAGAGGATTCTACTATACTGTAATACAAGATTAAAGTGTAAACACCTTAATATGAAGATTTCTTGAATGCATGATTTGTTATgtagtttcttttaaattaacatgataaaagtaacaaatagataaaacatttgaaatagataaaattaataaaaaccacATCTTTTCAACAGCTTGGCATAATTGCCATGCTTTTGGAAATGGCCAGATGactaacaagaaacaaaaacaagattttGACTTTCCTCAGTCATTGTTTTTGACCTTCTGAAATCTAAAATTCAGGCCAAAGTGTTGAAAGGGAGTATTTTATAGGTGGCTTCCTTGGGTTTCCAATACAATGAAGGGAAAATTTTGATAGGCTGGAAAATGCACACTATATACACACATTGCTCTTCTCTGATTTGCTTTAACATTGAAAAATTGAAGATCGTAAATTTAGTCTCAATTAGAGTAAATTAACAAaagatttgtttttcaaaaagcaaatgtataaaattaatgGGTAACAGATGCCATTAGCTGCTAAAAAATAGTATGACTAAATTCAGTAAGTATCTAGCCATGCAAATAACAGCCCAATTAAATGAAAACCTTAATAGGTGCATGTGGAAAGCATTGCTGTGCAGTGTGGTGCCTCCACTCagcattttcttctgcctcttcaCAGAGAAACCAATTTCCCCTGAGTGACTCAGGGTGCCTACTGGGAACTGAGAATGCTGTGCTCAGAGTGATTAATGAAAACATGGTTAATACACTTCTTCCATAtgataataaaatgatataaatctTACTCTGCCTCAGAAAAGCTTTTAGTAAAAGATTATAGTATTCAATTTAGGTTCACgaaaaattttaatattccaGATAATTCAGACACTTAAATGTCAATGAAATCCCataaaacatatttgaataaGATAAAGTCTTCTTAGCTAAGAATTTTATATTACtggtaaatttagaaaaaaacagaaaaccagcaCTTTAAACCAAATAACTGTGTTTCACACGAGTCGCATCCAAACAAGTGCGCTTCTTGATCATTGTTAAAATAGCAATAGCGCCGCGTGCTTTCCTGGGAACTGCTGGCCTGTTTTCCACTGATACGAAGTGGAGAAGGCTTTGAAATAGCAAAGGAGGGTGACATAAATTGAATACTTAtatgaaatacaattttaattaaaaatagcatTTGATGTTGTATAACTATAAGTGAGACTATTAGTGTGATGTCATATTCTTAATTATATTGGCAAAACAACCATTCACagtattcttatttaaaataatatgttttgtCTGCTGTATATTGCTAGCTTTTGGTTAAATATTACCGGAGCTCAAtagcaatcaacaaaatgaatccTTATTTTACCGCAAGCATTAGTGATGCATATGCCTGTTTTTCTTAAAGTTCAttatctttttgccttttttggttGCAGCGCTGCGCGGTGAGCTTCTCTAGTCCATGCTCGCAGCCATGCAGTCCAAGGGCCCGCTGCCGTCGGTGCAAGTCTTGGGACGCAAGAAGACAGCCACAGCTGTGGCGCACTGCAAACGCCGCAATGGTCTCATCAAGCTGAGCCGGCGGACCCTGGAAATGATTGAGCCGCGCACGCTACAATACAAGCTGCTGGAGCCAGTTCTGCTTCTTGGCAAGGAGCGATTTGCTGGTGTGGATATCCGTGTCCGTGTGAAGGGTGGTGGTCACGTGGCCCAGATTTATGCTATCCGTCAGTCCATCTCCAAAGCCCTGGTGGCCTATTACCAGAAATATGTTGATGAGGCTTCCAAGAAGGTGATGAAAGACATCCTCATCCAGTATGACCGGACCCTGCTGGTAGCTGATCCCCGTGGCTGCGAGTCCAAAAAGTTTGGAGGCCCTGGTGCCCGTGCTCGCTACCAGAAATCCTACCGATAAGCCCATCATGACTATCAAAATTCACCTGTATAATAAACAGTTTTTGAGAGATTTTAaagtttcaaggaaaaaaaaattcattagctTTTTATGAaggatttatactttttttttcagtgagcTGTTTATTGCTGAGAAGTGGCTGTCCTGCCAGAAAACTGCTATTCTCAGCTGTAACCACATTGACTAATAGTGAGTGGAAATGAAGTGGATAAAAAGCAAATGTGTCTTCTCtgtatcttttttcatttattggcTGAAGAACGGGAGGATGCGGAAGATGGAAGGAAATATAATCCCTGAAAGATCATGAAGAAGCTTTCCTAACTAGACAAAAACCTcataggggattttttttttcatcattttactctctgcttctatgcgtttaaatgtttttctttttgagacacagtctcgctctgttgaccaggccagagtgcagtggcgtggtctcgacTAACTGttacctccacctcttgggttcaagcgattctgcctcagccttccgagtagctgggattacaggtgtgtgacaccatgcctgactaatttttgcatttttagttgtagtggggtttcctcatgttggtgaggctggtctcgagctcctgacctcgcgatttgttcaccttggccttccaaagtgctgggattacatgcgtgagcccctgcgcctggtgagtttaatttttttttttttttacactttacaTAGAAATAGGATTATGtggactgggcacggtggtctgtaatctcagcactttcagaggctgaggtgggtggaccacttgaggttaggagttcgaggccagcctggccaacatagcaaaacaccgtctctactaaaaatatagaaattagccaggagtggtggtgtgtgcctgtaatgccaggtatgggggaggctgaggcaggaaaatcacttgaaactaggaggcagaggttgcagtgagccgagatggtaccactgaaCCATCACGTGCCTaggcaaaactccatttcaaaaacaaaacaaaagcagtttttgtgtttttctgtgctggcttattttacttagcataatatcgtTCAGGTTCAttaatgttgttgcaaataacaagactttcttatttttaaggacTGAATAGCATTGCATTGTGtacatacaccacattttctttttccattcacctattgatggacacctaggttgattcaaTACCTTAGGTATTGTGAGTAATctgcttctttccttctcttttgttttgtttcagatgaagtctcattctgttgctcaagctgaagggcagtgccgtgatcttgacccactgcaacctccgcctccaaggttcaagcaattctagtgcctcagcattccaagtagctgaggttacagatgtacaccaccaaacccggctaaattttgtatttttagtagaggcaggctttcaccatgttgaccaggctgatttgtttgtatatttctttcttcctttccttttttatttctagaagcattttaattttaaaatataaattatgacaTGTAAAAGCCttcatttctctgtttttgaTTACTATTATGGctgatgaaaaaaataagtttttttgaaATTTCCTGGATAAACGTTATTACTTCATATTAACATAACTTGAGACagtgtaaaaatgaaaatgaacattTGATAGTAAAACTGCAATTATCTAGCTCCTGGTAGTCATTTAGTCTCTCACCCGCTCTTTAGAACTTCCACCAAGACAagacctctatttttttttccaagagcgTATGATGTAAAATCACACTcttatctttttgtctttgtggCAGAAGTTGGATATTTATGGTAATGAAAAAAAAGTCTAGGTCTCCTTTTAGTAGACAGATGGTGATGATGGAAACAAATATAATGGTACATCGTACTTGGCCACATTTCAAATGGGTGATAGTGAACATTCACTGAAGTGTCATACGTGGCTCTTATTTGCCAGGTCAAATCTTGTTTGCAAGGAAGGCTCAGCCAACTGTTGTCAAGCATTTCTGGCAGTTCCTAGATACATGAACAAAACCTCACTAGGCTGGTTTACTGAGACCAGAATTAAAAACACCCAGGTGCCaggttattaaaaacatttttacatttatggaaaaaaaatgtgatgtGGTGTGTGGCTTGGTTTGAATAAATCTTCACTGAGCTAAGTAGCTGATTGAATTTACCtaacctgaaggaaaaaaaaaaaaaagaaaaactacactgAAAAAACACACTAACATGGAACTGCAAGACAGTGATAAGAAAAATGTTTACTCATAAACTCTGGTATGCAACATCGAGGTATCATTAAGAAAATTTGTCAGTTTGGACATggtgtctcatgtctgtaatctcatcactttgggaggccaatgcaggtggatcacctcaggtcatgagttcaagaccagcctggccaatgtggtgaaacccttctctactaaaaatacaaaaattagctgggcatggtggcacataactctaatcctagctacttgggaggctgaggcatgacaattgcttgaacctggaaaatGGAGgtagcagtaagccaagatcataccgctgcactccagcctgggtgacagagcgtgtctctgtcttaaaaaaaaaatatatatatatatatacgtatatatatatacagtctaGGTAACTGCAATATGTAACTGTTACCGTATACTCATCAAATGCAGATCTTTTGAATCATTGGCATGCACTGTGTGGCAGTAAAATTTCAGAGAACATGCagtatatttataaatagaagATTCTAATGAGAAACTTTCAACAAGTAAGCCTTTAAAAGAAACTTGAgttactttttatgttttaaatatatgctaTTCTTACACAAAATGAAACTGCTGCAATCCAACTTTAGAAGCAAAGAATAGTCTTACATtgttaaatatggaaaatatatatataactattttaCAGAATAGGGTTAGAACCTCTGatatgtaaaacaaatattaggaaaaaaactaTGGTATTATTTGGTATAGGCTGAAGTAAGTAGATGAAAATTCTATAATTCCTTTTTGTCTGCagcaaacttaaatttataagtaattattttagtaaatatggAGTGCGTACTAATTATCTAATTTACTTCAGGCATAAATTCTAGCATATTGTCCTAAATGTCTGAATCTAAAATTACAGACAAATTTGATggagaaaatagaaagtaaaaatgtatAGGGAGAGTGACATCAGTAAGATGAAAAGACTAAAagtgctcattttctttttttttcttcttattattattatactttaagttttagggtacatgtgcacaatgtgcaggtttgttacatatgtatccatgtgccatgttggtgtgctacacccattaactcgtcatttagcattaggtatatctcctaatgctgtccctccccccaaaaGTGCTCATTTTCGTATCCCCTTACAACAAAACAATGTCAGCCTTCCCTGACAAAAATGCCTTTATTAGAGAACAACAcattatggctcacacctgtaatgacaGCTACATGGTACATTAAGGTTATGGAACTGCTTcaggccaggatttcgagaccagcctgggttatGTAGCAAGACGCCATTTCCAAAATAAGTGTCTCTAAGAGAGATCTGAGATCCAGGGAGGGAGTTGTGAAACGCTGTTAAAGCTTAAGATTGAGAAGTGTTCTATTCAGAAGGCAGGCCCTTATTTAGGTGGGAAACTATAGGACCCCTCTTACTGGCTACAGACCAAGACAGGGTTCACCCAACTTGGTCCCAGTAAGAATTCAGAACTTACTCTGTAACCATCCCAAATTCCTCCCAAGCACAGTCTGGCAGAGGTCCTGCCATTCCAGAGACTTGGAGAAAGGTACTCATTTACAGCCATGTAGGCAGGCCTGCAGACCTTGGCCTTTACTGTGGTCCTTGAAGCAGTTTAATTactcagtttcagttacctgagcCACAGTTCATGGCCAGTTCTGCCTACATAGAAACCCACCCAATTACCTCAGGAAATGCTCTCTCATATGCAGTGAAAGCCACACTCATCCACATCCTGATACAAGGCCCACCATATGCAGACCCGACTGCAAAAACATGCCCTAGCGTCTGCCCTACAGAGCAAAGTCCTGAAGGATATGCAGTCTgtccaaaaataaaatgggaattacAACAACCCAAGCCCCTGTAACAAGCCAACTAAAGGTGGACCCTAGTACAGACCCAGCAGCCTTGTGACCAAGCTACAACCCCTCTTCACTACAAATTCAGAGAGAATCTCATCACCCTAAGGGCCCAACAAAAGAAGATCTTTACCTTCTAAAATCAGTTTATGAAAGCTTGAAGAGGTGTTTGTTCCACCAAATTCAGACACCAATACAAAACTATATTGTGCCCATTGTCAATGCTTCTATTTTAATGCAGCACTGGAAGTATGTGGCAGAATAATtagtcaaagaaataaaaaaatccaggccgggcacggtggctcacgcctataatcccagcactttgggaggccgaggcaggtggatcacaaggtcaggagttcaagatcagcctggccaacacagtgaaaccctgtctctactaaaaatacaaaaaattagctgggtgtggtggcagacacctttaatcccagctactcaggaggctgaggcaggagagttccttgaacttgggagacagaggttgcagtgagccgagatcatgtcactgagCTCCAGCacgggcaacagtgtgagactccgtctcaaaaaaaaaatagaaataaaaataaaaaagaaataaaaaaatcaattgaaatTGTAAAACTTTGCTGTTTGTAGATCATAcaatcttatatttaaaaaatacaaactacaaccTGTCTAAACTAATCAATACACTCAGTAaattagcaaaatataaaattaatgtacaattatatata
Proteins encoded in this window:
- the LOC129459430 gene encoding small ribosomal subunit protein uS9-like, which encodes MLAAMQSKGPLPSVQVLGRKKTATAVAHCKRRNGLIKLSRRTLEMIEPRTLQYKLLEPVLLLGKERFAGVDIRVRVKGGGHVAQIYAIRQSISKALVAYYQKYVDEASKKVMKDILIQYDRTLLVADPRGCESKKFGGPGARARYQKSYR